The Brasilonema sennae CENA114 genome includes a region encoding these proteins:
- a CDS encoding serine hydrolase domain-containing protein produces MTLPSPNKVDELFSEWDKPDSPGFALAIIKDGETIYKRGYGMADLEHNVTISPNSVFDIASTSKQFTAMCIALLARKGELSLDDEIQIYISEIPRYEYPITVRHLIHHTSGIRDFLNLMELAGMRCENDYPENEIIALIARQQELNFKPGEEHLYSNSGYFLLAEIVKRVSGKSLAVFADQHIFSPLGMKATHFHDDFTRIVQNRAIGYSVREEGSFQIDTTIFDIVGDGGIYTTVEDLCIWDENFYQNKLGGYGQDLIEEIITPGILNSGEVIDYAFGLIREHYRGLETISHGGAWMGYRSQMLRFPKQRFSVICLSNLGSAKPAELAKKVADIYLVDDFTEESVSRQTQIIEIPSIDLERKTGFYQNPKTGTVWELLVKDGKLILEAAEMSLIFAPVSSSHFVIMDIPFISVEFEESGLHKPSYFYYVEGKTRDVFQRLEFAPPNSEQLVDFTGEYYSQELDATYRISIEDGELLLNRRNSLRETLKPINKDLLKGTDLTLQFVRDDFHQVTKFSLRVEGGRVRNIQFVK; encoded by the coding sequence ATGACACTTCCATCACCAAATAAAGTCGATGAATTATTTTCCGAATGGGATAAACCAGACTCTCCTGGTTTTGCTTTAGCCATCATTAAAGATGGTGAGACTATTTATAAGCGCGGCTATGGTATGGCTGACTTAGAACACAACGTAACGATTTCTCCAAATTCGGTCTTTGATATTGCCTCAACCTCCAAGCAGTTTACAGCGATGTGCATTGCTTTACTTGCAAGAAAGGGGGAACTTTCTTTAGATGACGAGATCCAAATCTACATTTCAGAGATACCCAGATATGAGTATCCCATTACTGTGCGGCATCTTATTCACCACACAAGCGGCATTCGTGATTTCCTAAACCTCATGGAATTGGCAGGAATGCGATGCGAGAATGACTATCCTGAGAACGAAATCATTGCTTTAATAGCTCGTCAACAAGAATTGAACTTCAAGCCAGGAGAGGAGCATTTGTACAGCAACTCAGGATATTTTCTTTTGGCAGAAATCGTCAAACGTGTCTCTGGAAAATCTCTGGCGGTTTTTGCTGATCAGCATATTTTCAGTCCCCTGGGAATGAAAGCAACTCACTTTCACGATGATTTCACAAGGATTGTCCAGAATAGAGCGATTGGCTACTCTGTGAGGGAAGAGGGTAGTTTTCAGATTGATACGACTATTTTTGATATCGTGGGTGACGGTGGTATCTATACTACGGTTGAAGACCTATGTATCTGGGATGAGAATTTTTACCAAAACAAATTAGGAGGATATGGGCAAGACTTGATCGAAGAAATCATTACACCTGGAATATTGAATAGCGGCGAAGTGATAGATTATGCCTTTGGTTTAATCAGAGAGCATTACCGAGGATTAGAAACCATCAGTCACGGTGGCGCATGGATGGGTTACAGATCGCAAATGCTGCGATTCCCCAAACAGAGATTCTCTGTAATTTGCTTGTCAAATTTGGGCAGCGCTAAACCGGCAGAACTTGCCAAAAAAGTTGCAGATATCTACTTAGTTGATGACTTTACTGAAGAATCTGTCAGCCGTCAAACCCAAATAATAGAAATTCCATCGATTGATTTAGAGAGGAAGACTGGCTTTTATCAAAACCCAAAAACAGGAACCGTTTGGGAGTTATTGGTAAAGGATGGTAAATTAATCCTGGAAGCTGCTGAAATGAGCTTGATTTTTGCTCCTGTAAGTTCAAGTCATTTTGTAATAATGGATATTCCTTTTATATCTGTTGAATTTGAAGAATCAGGTTTACATAAACCCTCTTATTTTTACTATGTGGAGGGCAAAACACGGGACGTTTTCCAACGGCTAGAATTTGCTCCTCCTAATTCTGAACAATTGGTGGATTTTACAGGAGAGTATTATTCCCAAGAGTTAGATGCAACATACAGAATCAGTATCGAAGACGGAGAGTTGCTGCTAAATCGAAGAAATTCTCTTCGAGAAACCCTCAAGCCAATTAACAAAGATTTGCTGAAAGGTACAGACCTCACTTTGCAGTTTGTTCGTGATGACTTTCATCAAGTTACTAAATTCAGTTTGCGGGTAGAAGGTGGACGTGTCAGAAACATTCAATTTGTGAAATAA